The Thermodesulfobacteriota bacterium region GCCCGGGGCATACGGGCCGACCCGGACCGCCTGGCCGCCCTGGCCGCCGCGGTGAGGCGGCTCGCGTGCACCCGCAAGCAGCCCGTGGACGACGACGACCTGCTGCGCCTCTGGCGCCTCCTGGAGCCGCCCCCATGAACCGCAGCCTCAGCGACCTCAAGCTCAAGGTCCTCTACGACGTGACCCGGCTCATCGGCAAGGCGCTCGAGCTGGACCTCGCCCTGGACCGCATCCTCACCGTGCTGTCCCGGCACGTGTCCCTGAAGCGGGGCACCCTCACCCTGGCAGACCCCAAGACCGGGCGCCTCGCCATCCGCGCCTCCCACGGATTGAGCCCCGAGGAGCGCCGCAGGGGTGTCTACCGCCTGGACGAGGGCGTCACGGGACGGATCTTCCAGACGGGGGAGCCCTTCGTGGTGCCCGACATCCGCCGGGAGCCCCTGTTTCTCAACCGCACCGGGGCGCGCAGCATCGACAAGGGGCGGATCTCGTTTCTGGGCGTGCCCATCTTCCTGAACGGCGCCCCCATCGGCGTGCTCAGCGCCGACCGGGTCTTCGGCGACGAGGTGGCCCTGCGGGAGGACGCGGAGTTTCTGGCCATCCTCGCGGCCCTGGTGGCCCAGTTCGTGAGCTTGAACCGCCAGGTGGAGGCCCGGGAGGAGGGGCTGATCCGCCAGAACCTCTCCCTGCGCGCCGAGCTCTCGGACCGGTACCAGGACCTGCTCTTCGTGGGGGCCAGCCCGGCCATGGCCGAGGTGCAGCAGCTCGTCCGGAAGGTCGCGCCCACCCGGGCCACCGTGCTCCTGCTCGGGGAATCGGGCACGGGAAAGACGCTGGCCGCCCGCATCCTCCACGAGCTCTCGCCCCGCAGCACCTTTCCGTTCACCAAGGTCAACTGCGCCGCCGTGCCCGAACAGCTCCTCGAGTCCGAGCTCTTCGGCCACGAGCGGGGGGCCTTTACCGGCGCCACCGCGGCCAAGCCGGGGCGGTTCGAGGAAGCGGAGGGCGGCACCATCTTCCTCGACGAGATCGGGGACCTGCCCCTGGGCCTCCAGGCCAAGCTGCTGCGGTTCCTCCAGGAGCGCGAGTTCGAGCGGGTGGGCAGCAACCGCACCCTGAGGGTGGACGTGCGGATCGTCGCGGCGACCCACCGCAACCTGGCCGAGGGCGCGGCCCGGGGCGAGTTCCGGGAGGACCTCTTCTACCGCCTCAACGTCTTCCCCATCCGCCTCCCGTCCCTGCGGGAGCGCCACGAGGACATCCCCCGCCTGGCCGACCATTTCCTGAAGAAGCTCTCCCGGGAATACGGCCGGCCCCTGGAGCTCGCCCCGGAGGCCCTGGCGGCCCTGGACCGGTACGCCTGGCCCGGCAACGTGCGGGAGCTGGAGAACATCCTCGAGCGCCTGGCCATCGTGGCGGAGGGGCCGCGGATCGAGGCCCGGGAGCTCGCCCCCTACCTGGCGGGCCTCGACGGCCTCGACGGGGCCGGGGAGGCCAGCCCGGGGCCTGCCGGCGGGGACCGCCCCTCCCTGCGGGAGGTCGAGCGCCGGGAGCTCCTGTCCGCCCTCGAGCGCAACCGCTGGAACCAGACCCAGGCGGCCCGGGAGCTCGGCATCACCCTGCGACAGATCGGCTACAAGGTCCGAAAGTTCGGGCTCCACGACCGGGTCCTCGACGGCCGCGCCGCCGGCGCAGGCCCCCCCGCCCCCTGAGCCCCCTCGCCCGCCCCGCCGGTGCGCCTTCACGACCCGCCCGCCGCCTCCATGGTAGGGGCGCACCGCGTGCGCCCGCCTTCGCACTACCACCCGCCCACTCGGGCGCACCCTGTCCCCCTACGACCCACCCGCCGCCCGCCGGCAGCTGCGGGTCGGGGCTTGCCCCGACACTTCTGCGCGCCGAGAGCCTGGACCTCCCCTGACAAAACCGAAGGACCCGCCCTCAAATTCGTAGGCGCTCCCCCGCTCCGCAGGTTCTTTCCCTTCGCGCAGCATCGCCGCAGACGCCCGTCGGGCATGCAATGCCCTGCAACGCAGGCGGCGGGGGCCGCCTCCTGGCACGCCCGTTGCTCTTCCCTCTCGGCGAGGCCCCGCGGACCCCGCGGGCGAGACCCTGCCAGCCAGAGGGAGCCGGACCATGGAAGCTGCGAAGACCCACGCCCTGCCCGACCCGGAAGCCGTGAAGCAGGCGATGCTGGAGAAGTTCCCAGCCAAGGTGGCCAAGAAGCGCGCGAAGCAGATCGTGGTGAACCGCGCCCCCGACGCGGCGGGGCGCGTGCCCGAGATCCACGCCAACGCCCGCACCTCCCCCGGGGTCATCACCCAGCGGGGCTGCACCTACGCCGGGTGCAAGGGGGTGATCCTGGGCCCGGTGCGCGACATCCTCACCATTACCCACGGGCCGGTGGGGTGCGGCTTCTACTCCTGGCTCACCCGCCGCAACCAGACCCGCACCCAGGGCCCCGACGACGTCAACTACATGCCCTACGCCCTCATGACCGACATGCAGGAGGAAGACATCGTCTTCGGGGGCGAGAAGAAGCTCAGGCAGGCGGTGCGCGAGGCCTACGAGACCTTCCGCCCCCAGGCCATCGCGCTGTGCGCCACGTGCCCCGTGGGCCTCATCGGCGACGACATCCACGCCGTGGCCCGGGAGATGAAGGAAGAGCTCGGGATCAACGTGTTCGCCTTCTCCTGCGAGGGGTACAAGGGCGTGAGCCAATCCGCCGGCCACCACATCGCCAACAACCAGGTCTTCAAGCACGTGGTGGGGCTCGACGACACCACCCCCGAGGGCGAGTACCGGATCAACATCCTCGGGGAGTACAACATCGGGGGCGACGCCTTCGAGATCGAGCGCCTCCTGGAGAAGTGCGGCATCACGCTGGTGGCGAGCTTCAGCGGCAATGCCACCTACGAACAGTTCGCCCGGGCCCACACGGCCGACCTCAACGCCATCATGTGCCACCGCTCCATCAACTACATGGGCGACATGATGGAGAAGAAGTTCGGGGTGCCGTGGATCAAGGTGAACTTCATCGGGGCCCAGGCCACCGCCAAGTCCCTGCGGCGCATCGCCCAGTACTTCGAGGACCCGGAGCTCCTGGCGCGGGTGGAGCAGGTGATCGCCGAGGAGCTGCCCGAGGTGGAGCGGGCCGCCGCCGAGGTGCGTCCGCGCACCGCCGGCAAGCGCGCCATGCTCTTCGTGGGAGGCTCCCGGGCCCACCACTACCAGGAGCTCTTCCGGGAGCTCGGGATGGAGACCGTGGCCGCCGGGTACGAGTTCGGCCACCGGGACGACTACGAGGGCCGGGCGGTGCTTCCCTCCGTCAAGGTGGACGCGGACAGCCGCAACATCGAGGAGCTCGAGGTCGAGCCCGACCCCGCCCGCTTCCGCCCCCGCACCGGCCCCGAGAAGGCCGCCCGGCTGGGCGCGGGGGGGCTCTCATTTGCCGAGTACCAGGGCATGATGGCCGAGATGGCCGAGAAGACCCTGGTCATCGACGACATCAGCCACCACGAGACCGAAGTGCTCCTCAAGAAGTACCGGCCCCACATCTTTTGTGCCGGCATCAAGGAGAAGTACGCGGTACAGAAGTGGGGCATCCCCCTGAAGCAGCTCCACAGCTATGACTACGGCGGGCCCTACGCCGGCTTCCGGGGCGCCGCGAACTTCTACCGCGACATCGACCGCATGGTGAACAGCCGGGTCTGGACCTACGTGACCCCGCCCTGGGAAGCCGAGGAAGCCCCCGAAGCAAAGGCCGTCTACGCCTGCGGCTGAGGGGAGCCGGCAGTCCCCGTCACCCGTCACCCGTCACCCGTTACCCGCCACGAGGCCAGCCATGCTGCTGCGACACACCCCCGCGGAGATCCAGGAGCGCTCGGCGCTCACCATCAACCCGGCCAAGACCTGCCAGCCCATCGGGGCCATGTACGCCGCCCTGGGCATCCACCGGTGCTTTCCCCACAGCCACGGCTCCCAGGGGTGCTGCGCCTACCACCGCAGCATGCTCACCCGGCATTACAAGGAGCCCATCATGGCGGGCACGAGCTCCTTTACCGAGGGCGCCTCGGTCTTCGGGGGCATGGCCAACCTCACCCAGGCCGTGGACGCCATCTTCCACCTCTACGAGCCCGACGTGATCGCCGTCCACACCACGTGTTTGTCCGAGACCATCGGGGACGACATCCCCCAGATCGTCTCCTCGGCCCGGGACGCGGGCAAGATCCCCGAGGGCAGGCACGTCATCCACGCCAACACCCCGAGCTACGTGGGCTCCCACGTCACGGGCTTCGCCGCCATGACGAAGGCCATGGTGGACTACTTCGCCGAGCCCGGGCGGGAAAAGGGCAGCGGGGTCAACATCATCCCCGGGTACGTGGAGCCCGCCGACATGGCCGAGATCCAGCGCCTGGCCCGAGCGCTGGGGGTCGAGGCCGTGGTCTTCCCGGATACCTCGGGGGTCCTCGACGCACCCCAGACCGGCCGCCACGAGTTCTACCCCCGGGGCGGCGTGACGCTCGAGGCGCTGCGGTCCACCGGCGCACGCCGCGCCACCCTGGCCCTGGGCAGCACCGCCTCGAGCCCGGCGGCCCGGGCCCTGGAGGCCAAGTGCGGCGTGCCCGCCCTGCAGCTCGACCTGCCCATCGGGCTCCTGGCCACGGACCAGTTCGTGGACGCCCTGCGCCGCACGGCCGGAGTGGCCGTGCCCGAGGCGGTCTCGGTCGAGCGGGGCCAGCTTCTGGACCTCATCACCGACATGGAGCAGTACCTCCACGGCCGCTCCGTCGCCGTGGCCGGCGACCCCGACCAGGTGGTCGCCCTCACCGGCTTCCTCGTGAGCCTGGGCATGCGCCCCGCCCACGTCGTCACCGGCACCCCCGGCAAGGAGGTCGAGCGGCGCGTCCGCGAGCTCGCCGCCGGGGCGCCCGGCCCGGTCAACGTCAAGGCCGGCGGAGACCTCTTCCTCTTCCACCAGTGGATCAAGCAGGAACCCGTGGACCTCATCATCGGCAACACCTACTGCAAGTATATCGCCCGGGACGAGGACATCCCCCTGGTACGCCACGGCTTCCCCGTGCTGGACCGCATCGGCCACGTGGCCTTCCCCACCGTGGGCTACCGCGGCGCCATGCGCCTCCTGGAAAAGATCCTCGACGCCCTCCTGGACCGCCAGGACCGGGACGCCCCGGAGGAGAGCTTCGAGTTGGTGATGTGAGGGCACGAAACGGGCCGCCGGCGACGGACGGGTGGACCGCAGGGCCTTCGCCTGGAGCGGACGGGATGGAGCCGGAGTCCCAGAATCCACCACCGAATCACGGGGCGGGTTCCGGGAGCCCCGGAGCATCGCCCCGTGCCGCATCGACCGATCCGCCACAGCCGGTGGAAACCGGCGAAGCGAGGCGCGAACCCGTATGCGTGATCCCCACGAGCCCAACCTCCGCCCCGCCCGGCCCTCCGACCTGGAAGCCCTCGTGGCACTCCTGGGCGACCTCTTCTCCCTCGAAGCGGACTTCACCCCCGACCCGGAGCGCCAGCGCCGGGGCCTCATGCTCCTCCTCGACGGCTCCGAAGACCGGCGGGTCTTCGTGGCCGACGCCGGCGGCCGGGCCGTGGGCATGGCCACCGTGCAGGTCCTGGTCTCCACCGCCGAAGGCGGCCCCGTGGGGCTCGTGGAGGACGTGGTGGTCGCCCCGGAGCACCGGGGCCGCGGGCTCGGCCGGCGCCTCCTCGCGGCCCTGGAGGCCTGGGCCCTGGAGCGCGGACTCACCCGCCTCCAACTCCTGGCCGACCGGGACAACGCCCCGGCGTTCGCCTTCTACGAGAAGGCCGGGTGGGAGGGAACCAGGCTCGTGTGCTGGAGGAAGAGGGGATGACGACGTGCTCTGAGGATCGGTCTGCGGGTCGGACTGGCGGTGTTTCCAGCCCTTCGCCCGGTGCCGCGCCCAGGTAGCATTGTGCTACCTCATGCGAGCGGAGGAGCCATGGGCATGCCGGTAAAGCTCTCCGACGAGTTGGTTCGCCTGGCTCGCGCCGAGGCGGAAGCCGCCAGCCGGTCCCTCGCGGCTCAGGTGGAGCACGGGTGTAACCGGCCGGCCGCTCTCTCTCCGGAGGACAACGAGAAACGAGTGTAGGAGCCTGCTCCCGCAGGCGACTTGCCGCGCCAGCGGCAGGGAGAAGGGTCGGCCTTCGGCCGACATCGCCAGCAGGAGCTGGCTCCTACAGAGGAACCGGACCGGATCCGCGCTCGACCGGTTACGCCCGTGGAGCACTGGGCTCGGCTCGGGAGAGCGGCCGAGGCGGTGCTCCAGCACGGCGACGCCCTGGCGCTCAAGGGGAGCGGCGGCGACGCGGCGGCCGCCTTTCCGAGCGCGCCGAGGCGCGAAGCCGTCCTGGCGCTCCTCGAATCCGTCGCCGCGTCGCCGACGCGCGCCGAGGTGGCCGACCGGATCAGGAAGGGGGACCGTCCCGAACACTGGGCAACCTGCGCCAAGCCGTCTCCCTGGTCGACGCCGTCTACCTCTTTGACAACAGCTCCTGCGCAGAACCCTACCGGTTCGTGGCGTCCTATCGCAACGGGCGGCTGAGCCGCCGAGCCCCTGGACCGATACCGCCGTGGGCCGAGGGGCTTCCCGGCATGGCTGCCCTGCGCGGTAGGCCGCGCCGCCAAAGAGGTGGCGGGCCCCGCTGCCCCGAACGCCGGACCCGAGTCAGGCCTCGCCCCTAGCCGGCGCCCCGCGTCCCGGTCCCCACAGCCGCTTCCTTCCCTTTTGAAGGCTCCCCCCTTCGGTTCTGTAACATTCGGCCGCCCGCCCTGACGGCAGGAACGCCGCTCGAACCGCGGCGAGCCCGACATTTCGCGCTGTTGCGCGGCGTGGCCGCCCTCCGCCGCCCCTGGCACGGCCGTTGCTCTTACCTGGGGCGTCTCCACCCACCCAGGGCAGCAACGGAGGTATCCCATGAGAAAAGT contains the following coding sequences:
- a CDS encoding sigma 54-interacting transcriptional regulator; the encoded protein is MNRSLSDLKLKVLYDVTRLIGKALELDLALDRILTVLSRHVSLKRGTLTLADPKTGRLAIRASHGLSPEERRRGVYRLDEGVTGRIFQTGEPFVVPDIRREPLFLNRTGARSIDKGRISFLGVPIFLNGAPIGVLSADRVFGDEVALREDAEFLAILAALVAQFVSLNRQVEAREEGLIRQNLSLRAELSDRYQDLLFVGASPAMAEVQQLVRKVAPTRATVLLLGESGTGKTLAARILHELSPRSTFPFTKVNCAAVPEQLLESELFGHERGAFTGATAAKPGRFEEAEGGTIFLDEIGDLPLGLQAKLLRFLQEREFERVGSNRTLRVDVRIVAATHRNLAEGAARGEFREDLFYRLNVFPIRLPSLRERHEDIPRLADHFLKKLSREYGRPLELAPEALAALDRYAWPGNVRELENILERLAIVAEGPRIEARELAPYLAGLDGLDGAGEASPGPAGGDRPSLREVERRELLSALERNRWNQTQAARELGITLRQIGYKVRKFGLHDRVLDGRAAGAGPPAP
- the nifD gene encoding nitrogenase molybdenum-iron protein alpha chain; the encoded protein is MEAAKTHALPDPEAVKQAMLEKFPAKVAKKRAKQIVVNRAPDAAGRVPEIHANARTSPGVITQRGCTYAGCKGVILGPVRDILTITHGPVGCGFYSWLTRRNQTRTQGPDDVNYMPYALMTDMQEEDIVFGGEKKLRQAVREAYETFRPQAIALCATCPVGLIGDDIHAVAREMKEELGINVFAFSCEGYKGVSQSAGHHIANNQVFKHVVGLDDTTPEGEYRINILGEYNIGGDAFEIERLLEKCGITLVASFSGNATYEQFARAHTADLNAIMCHRSINYMGDMMEKKFGVPWIKVNFIGAQATAKSLRRIAQYFEDPELLARVEQVIAEELPEVERAAAEVRPRTAGKRAMLFVGGSRAHHYQELFRELGMETVAAGYEFGHRDDYEGRAVLPSVKVDADSRNIEELEVEPDPARFRPRTGPEKAARLGAGGLSFAEYQGMMAEMAEKTLVIDDISHHETEVLLKKYRPHIFCAGIKEKYAVQKWGIPLKQLHSYDYGGPYAGFRGAANFYRDIDRMVNSRVWTYVTPPWEAEEAPEAKAVYACG
- a CDS encoding nitrogenase component 1; translated protein: MLLRHTPAEIQERSALTINPAKTCQPIGAMYAALGIHRCFPHSHGSQGCCAYHRSMLTRHYKEPIMAGTSSFTEGASVFGGMANLTQAVDAIFHLYEPDVIAVHTTCLSETIGDDIPQIVSSARDAGKIPEGRHVIHANTPSYVGSHVTGFAAMTKAMVDYFAEPGREKGSGVNIIPGYVEPADMAEIQRLARALGVEAVVFPDTSGVLDAPQTGRHEFYPRGGVTLEALRSTGARRATLALGSTASSPAARALEAKCGVPALQLDLPIGLLATDQFVDALRRTAGVAVPEAVSVERGQLLDLITDMEQYLHGRSVAVAGDPDQVVALTGFLVSLGMRPAHVVTGTPGKEVERRVRELAAGAPGPVNVKAGGDLFLFHQWIKQEPVDLIIGNTYCKYIARDEDIPLVRHGFPVLDRIGHVAFPTVGYRGAMRLLEKILDALLDRQDRDAPEESFELVM
- a CDS encoding GNAT family N-acetyltransferase, which translates into the protein MRDPHEPNLRPARPSDLEALVALLGDLFSLEADFTPDPERQRRGLMLLLDGSEDRRVFVADAGGRAVGMATVQVLVSTAEGGPVGLVEDVVVAPEHRGRGLGRRLLAALEAWALERGLTRLQLLADRDNAPAFAFYEKAGWEGTRLVCWRKRG